One genomic region from Haloarcula taiwanensis encodes:
- a CDS encoding thermosome subunit has product MSQRQMQGQPMIILGEDSQRMKDKSAQEHNISAARAVAESVRSTLGPKGMDKMLVSSMGDVTVTNDGVTILSEMDIDNPTASMIVEVAETQEDEAGDGTTSAVAIAGELLKNAEDLLEQDIHPTAIIKGFNMAATQAKDELADIATEVDPDDEELLKKVAETSMTGKGAELNKELLAQLIVDAVNAVTVEADDGSVVADLEYLNIETQTGSSAGNSELLEGAVIDKDPVHEEMPTEVDGADVLLVDTAIELDETEVDAQLSVDDPSQLQNFLDKEEEQLKQMVDQIADTGADVVFCQKGIDDMAQHYLAEKGILAVRRAKKSDIEFLKEVLGARIVSDLDSATAEDLGHGSVTRDDAEGLFYVEGSGDEAHGVTLLLRGSTDHVVDELERGVTDALDVVASTVANGSVLGGGGAPEVEVARRLRDYADGVEGREQLAIESFADALEIIPRTLAENAGLDSIDTLVDLRAAHEDGDVSAGLNVFSGDVENTLDTGVVEPAHAKRQAISSAAEAANLVLKIDDIIAAGELSTSGGDEDGPGGPGGAPGGMGGMGGGMGGMM; this is encoded by the coding sequence ATGAGCCAACGCCAGATGCAGGGCCAGCCGATGATCATCCTGGGAGAGGACTCCCAGCGGATGAAGGACAAGTCTGCACAGGAACACAACATCTCGGCCGCTCGCGCGGTCGCCGAGTCAGTACGCTCGACGCTCGGCCCGAAGGGGATGGACAAGATGCTCGTCTCCTCGATGGGCGACGTGACCGTCACGAACGACGGCGTCACCATCCTCTCGGAGATGGATATCGACAACCCGACAGCGTCGATGATCGTCGAGGTTGCCGAGACACAGGAAGACGAGGCCGGTGACGGCACCACCTCCGCCGTCGCCATCGCAGGCGAACTCCTCAAGAACGCCGAGGACCTCCTCGAACAGGACATCCACCCGACGGCCATCATCAAGGGCTTCAACATGGCCGCCACGCAGGCCAAGGATGAGCTCGCGGACATCGCCACGGAAGTCGACCCCGACGACGAGGAACTCCTGAAGAAGGTCGCCGAAACCTCGATGACGGGCAAGGGCGCGGAGCTCAACAAGGAGCTGCTCGCCCAGCTCATCGTCGACGCGGTCAACGCCGTGACCGTCGAGGCCGATGACGGCTCCGTCGTTGCCGACCTCGAATACCTCAACATTGAGACCCAGACCGGCAGCTCCGCCGGCAACTCCGAGCTGCTGGAAGGCGCGGTCATCGACAAAGACCCGGTCCACGAGGAGATGCCGACCGAAGTCGACGGCGCCGATGTCTTGCTCGTCGACACGGCCATCGAACTCGACGAGACCGAAGTCGACGCCCAGCTCTCCGTCGACGACCCGAGCCAGCTCCAGAACTTCCTCGACAAGGAAGAGGAGCAGCTCAAGCAGATGGTCGACCAGATCGCGGACACCGGCGCCGATGTCGTCTTCTGTCAGAAGGGTATCGACGACATGGCCCAGCACTACCTCGCCGAGAAGGGTATTCTGGCCGTCCGCCGCGCCAAGAAGTCCGACATCGAGTTCCTCAAGGAAGTCCTCGGCGCTCGCATCGTCTCGGACCTCGACTCCGCGACCGCGGAGGACCTCGGCCACGGCTCCGTCACCCGCGACGACGCCGAAGGCCTGTTCTACGTCGAGGGCAGCGGCGACGAGGCTCACGGCGTCACCCTCCTGCTCCGTGGGTCGACCGACCACGTCGTCGATGAACTCGAACGTGGCGTCACGGACGCGCTCGACGTCGTCGCGTCCACCGTTGCCAACGGCAGCGTTCTCGGTGGCGGCGGCGCACCCGAAGTCGAAGTCGCCCGCCGTCTCCGCGACTACGCCGACGGCGTCGAAGGCCGCGAGCAGCTCGCCATCGAGTCCTTCGCCGACGCGCTGGAAATCATCCCGCGCACTCTCGCCGAGAACGCCGGTCTCGACAGCATCGACACGCTGGTCGACCTGCGCGCCGCCCACGAGGACGGCGATGTCAGCGCCGGCCTGAACGTCTTCTCCGGTGATGTCGAGAACACGCTCGATACCGGCGTCGTCGAGCCAGCCCACGCCAAGCGACAGGCGATTTCCTCGGCTGCCGAGGCCGCGAACCTGGTCCTCAAGATCGACGACATCATCGCTGCCGGCGAACTCTCGACTTCCGGCGGCGACGAAGACGGCCCCGGCGGCCCCGGTGGCGCCCCTGGCGGCATGGGTGGCATGGGCGGCGGCATGGGCGGCATGATGTAA